TGCTCTCTGTGCAGCATGAGTTCGGTATTTTCGGCGGGCCATCAGGCGTCTATCTTCTGGATTTGTTGCGGAGTGTTAGGATGCCTGTGGTAGCCACGCTGCATACGGTGTTACGCGAGCCCAATGACGATCAACGACACGTCATGAACGAGCTGAACCGCTTGTGCGACCGCTTTGTAGTCATGGCCGAACACGGCAGGCAGATGCTGGGCGAGGTGTACGGCATTTCAGAAATGAAAGTGGATGTCATCCACCACGGTGTCATCGATGTCCCTTTTTTAGATCCTGAGTTCAACAAGGAGCAGTTTGGCGTCCTGGGTCGGACCGTGTTACTCACCTTTGGGCTGTTGTCACCTAACAAAGGTCTGGAGAATGCGATCAAGGCACTGCCTGAAATCATCGCCAAACATCCTGACGTGGTTTACGTGATCGCCGGGGTGACGCACCCCCATCTGCGGGCCCATGAAGGGGAAGTGTATCGTGAAATGCTCCAAGCCCTGGCGGTCGAACTCGGTGTGGAGGATCACGTCAAGTTCGAGAACAGGTTTATGGACCTGGCCGAGCTTACCAACCTGATTGAGGCATCGGATATCTATATCACGCCGTATCTCAATGCCGCCCAGATCACCTCCGGTGCCCTGTCCTATGCCTTTGGTGCGGGTAAGGCGATTGTCTCCACGCCCTACTGGCACGCCGAGGAATTGCTTGCCGATGGAAGGGGGCTGATCGTCCCGTTTTCCGATCCTGCGGCGATCGCCTGTGCAGTGGATCAATATCTGACAAATCCATGCCTGATGACCTCCGTCCGGAAGCGGGCCTATGAAATGGGGCGGGCCATGACGTGGCCCCATGCGGCACGGGCCTACATGGCCTCCTTCGAACACGCCCGACAACAGCGGAGTGGCAGAGTGGTGGGGCAGAGGGGAAAAACCAGCAAAGTATTACCGCCCCTGAATTTCAAGCACCTGGTGGAAATGACCAGCCACCTTGGAATATTCCAGCACGCGGTGCATAATGTCCCGAATAATTCCGAGGGTTATTGCGCCGACGACAATGCCCGGGCCTATCTTCTCACCGTGCTTGCAGAGGGCCTGGGTAGCGGTGGTCCCGACCAGGCTTCATTCTGCGCCAAGGCCGGAACCTACCTGGCGTTTTTATGGGATGCCTTTGAACCGCGGACCCGCCGGTTCCGCAACTTCATGAGTCGTGGTCTGGAATGGATGGAACTCGAGGGCTCGGATGACAGCCATGCCCGGGCAATGTGGGCCGTGGGAACGGGAGTGTCACAGACCAAGGATTCCGGTCACCGGTCGGTCTGCGGTATGCTCTTCCATCGCGGTATGGAACAGCTGGCCCGTGTGCGCTCGCCGCGTGCCTGGGCGTTCGGGTTGTTAGGGTTGAATGCCTACCTGGCCAGCTGTCCCGGAGACCGGGAGGCCATCAGGTTGAGGGAACAGCTTGTGCGTTCGCTGATGGCTCTTTACCACGCGAATGTGGAGGACGACTGGAGGTGGTTCGAGCAGGTGGTTTCCTACGACAATGCACGCTTGCCCCAGGCGTTGATTCAGAGCGGGTTGAATATGAAGTGCGGGCAGACATTGGCCGCTGGACTGGACACCCTGGAGTGGCTGGTGGAAGTGCAGACATCCGAGGGTGGCTGGTTGTCTCCCATCGGTTGTCACGGGTTCTGGCAAAAGGGAGGGGAGCGGGCGCAGTTTGACCAGCAATCACTGGAGGCAAGCGCGATGGTCTCTGCTTGTTTGCAGGCAGAGGCTGCGACATCCGACCCCAGCTGGGCTGACCAGGCAGCCACCTGCATGGCCTGGTACACCGGTTACAATGACCTGGGCATCGAGCTTTACGACCGCGTCACTGGAGGCTGTCATGATGCGTTGTTAGCCGACCACATCAATGAAAACCAGGGAGCCGAGTCTACAATTGCCTGTCACCTGGCATTGGTGGAGATGATACTGGCCCAGCGGAAAAACTAACAAGTATACAGCTTATGAAGAGTATAACCATCCATCCAACCGGGGTGGAATTCTATCCCGATGTTTTGAGGGTTCTCGTCAGGCCTTTTAACCCCGGGGAAGAAGCCCGCTGGGACAACATTATTTCCAGGGCCTTGGGCATGGCCGAGGATGATGTAGTGCGGGAACTGGAAACAACACGCGTGGACTTCGGGTTCAGGCACAAGGCTATTGAGCAAGTGTGGATGAAGCGCTTCTCACAGATATCCGGCCGCATTGCCGGCGCCGACTCGCTTTCGCAGGACCGGCAAATGTTTCTAGGTGCCCTCTTTTCACACGAATACTCGTTGGAAGCCGCCGCGTTGTTCAATCCGTCCATTGTTGCGCACCCGGACCAGTCTGGCTTGGCGGAGGGGGAGTTGAGGTTCATTATGAGTCTGCGGGCCACGGGGGAGGGGCATATCTCGTCCATCGAGTTCAGGACCGGTGTGGTCGGTGCCGACTATTCGGTGAAGATGGACGCGGTGTCGGGCTTCGTCACCGCGCCGGAAAAAAGCAAAAACCCGAAGTACAGGAAAGTGAGTTTCATCCACAAACTCAGGGAACTCGAGATTGGAAACAACTGCATCAACCCTGTGATGGAGAAGCTGGGCCCCTTGTTCTCGTTGGACGAGTTGACGAATGCCATCCTGGAAACAAGCAGGTGTAAGACGGATGCCGCCTACAATACCGAGCACATCATGAACCAGGTACACTGGCTTGCGGAATCGAACTATGATGTCGCGTTCTCGGATGACGTGCCGCTATCCGAGCGCATCGTGTTCCCGGTCTCCACCAATGAGAGCAACGGAATCGAGGACGCCAGGTTCGTCCGTTTTGTGGACGACGATGGCACAGTGACCTACTTCGCGACGTACACCGCCTATAATGGTCGGGTGATCCTACCCCAGCTGATGGAGACCGAGGATTTCCACTATTTCAAGGCGCGCGTCCTCCATGGCTCAGCGGTGCAGAACAA
The sequence above is drawn from the Akkermansiaceae bacterium genome and encodes:
- a CDS encoding glycosidase, with protein sequence MKSITIHPTGVEFYPDVLRVLVRPFNPGEEARWDNIISRALGMAEDDVVRELETTRVDFGFRHKAIEQVWMKRFSQISGRIAGADSLSQDRQMFLGALFSHEYSLEAAALFNPSIVAHPDQSGLAEGELRFIMSLRATGEGHISSIEFRTGVVGADYSVKMDAVSGFVTAPEKSKNPKYRKVSFIHKLRELEIGNNCINPVMEKLGPLFSLDELTNAILETSRCKTDAAYNTEHIMNQVHWLAESNYDVAFSDDVPLSERIVFPVSTNESNGIEDARFVRFVDDDGTVTYFATYTAYNGRVILPQLMETEDFHYFKARVLHGSAVQNKGMALFPRRIGEHYAMLSRQDDENLFLMYSDEIHRWSAPILIREPVYPWEYIKIGNCGSPLETPHGWLVITHGVGPMRQYCLGALLLDLDDPTKVIGALPEPLLKPEGHGREGYVPNVVYSCGALIHGDRLILPYGKSDTLTTVVTVELSDLLAAMH
- a CDS encoding glycosyltransferase: MSAAPRIQNVAFLGGHIPRQCGIATFTADLRAAVAREYPQAACRVVAMTDREQRYDFPGCVAYEIFQENRTDYTQAADFLNLRGVEVLSVQHEFGIFGGPSGVYLLDLLRSVRMPVVATLHTVLREPNDDQRHVMNELNRLCDRFVVMAEHGRQMLGEVYGISEMKVDVIHHGVIDVPFLDPEFNKEQFGVLGRTVLLTFGLLSPNKGLENAIKALPEIIAKHPDVVYVIAGVTHPHLRAHEGEVYREMLQALAVELGVEDHVKFENRFMDLAELTNLIEASDIYITPYLNAAQITSGALSYAFGAGKAIVSTPYWHAEELLADGRGLIVPFSDPAAIACAVDQYLTNPCLMTSVRKRAYEMGRAMTWPHAARAYMASFEHARQQRSGRVVGQRGKTSKVLPPLNFKHLVEMTSHLGIFQHAVHNVPNNSEGYCADDNARAYLLTVLAEGLGSGGPDQASFCAKAGTYLAFLWDAFEPRTRRFRNFMSRGLEWMELEGSDDSHARAMWAVGTGVSQTKDSGHRSVCGMLFHRGMEQLARVRSPRAWAFGLLGLNAYLASCPGDREAIRLREQLVRSLMALYHANVEDDWRWFEQVVSYDNARLPQALIQSGLNMKCGQTLAAGLDTLEWLVEVQTSEGGWLSPIGCHGFWQKGGERAQFDQQSLEASAMVSACLQAEAATSDPSWADQAATCMAWYTGYNDLGIELYDRVTGGCHDALLADHINENQGAESTIACHLALVEMILAQRKN